One Candidatus Woesebacteria bacterium genomic window, CTTAGTTTCTTTCTTAAGATTAGACTCTAGATTCAAGCTAGAAGCCTGTTTTTTGGTGCGACTAATTTTGGAGGGAACATTTTCCTCCTTTAATGTTGCAGCTTTACTCCCAAAAATTTCACTATCCAAAATCAACAAATCAGAGACAAAAACATCATAGGCATTAAGACTATTCCAGCTTGAAATCTTGACACTTTCGACATTATTCCAAGCTCTAGTTTTATTTATATCTTCCGATTTAAAAGCTACCAAAATATTTTTAGAGGTCAGATTTGACTTTAAAAGCAAATTCTTTATTAATTGAGACGCTTCTTTTGTTTTCTTAAAAGAAGACAACTTTTCAACCAAGAAAAGCCTATTATTATCTAATTTATCTCGTAAAGCTAAAGCTAAAGCCTTTCTTCTAATTAATTCAGGCAATCTCAAGAGCCTTTTTAATCCAGAAGGTCCATGTGCTAATCCTCCACCAACAAAAATAGGAGCTGAACGCGCTCCGTGTCTTGCCCCTCCTGTACCTTTCTGACGATAGATTTTCCTGGTTGAGATTTTTACATCGGATCTTGTTTTTCTCCTTGGTCTTACTTTATATAAGTTAAATTCATAAAACCTTAAAGCTTGAGATAACAACTTCTCTGAGCTTTTCTCAAAAAGACGATCAGGCAAATTGACTTTGCCTTTTTCTTCTCCTTTAACTGAAAAAAGATTAACTTTCATAGTTTAATTTAAGATTGATCTTGAGCTTGGGTGTTTTCCTTATTAGCTTCTTTCTCCTTGCTTTCTTCTTCTATTTGCTCTACTTGAGCTGTCGGGCCCTCGCTAATAAGCTGTGAGAGCTTACCAGAGCCTATTTTAGTAACCAACAAAAGATCACCCCTTTTACCAGGAACCGGGCCTGAAAGGCCTAATAGGCCTTTCTCTTTATCAACCAGAACAACCACCAGATTCTTAACCGTAACTTTATCCTGCCCCATCCTCCCTGCCATTTTTTTACCTTTATAAACTCGGCCTGGGGTGGTTCCTTGTCCAATTGAACCAGGAGCACGATGACGGTCAGATTGCCCATGGGTCTTTGGCCCACCAGCAAAATGCCATCTTCTAACCACACCTGCAAAACCCTTGCCCTTACTTACTCCCGTCACAGAAACTAAATCACCAACTTTAAAGACCTCAAAAGCATCCACTTCATCTCCTACTTTTAGATCTGTTTTTTTAGTTAGTTTTGCTTCTTTTAAATATCTTGGAGCCTTACCTTCTTTGACCAGGTCTTTGAGATGCCCTTGCAAGGGTTTACTGGTATTCTTAGCTTTCTTTTCTCCAAAAGCAAGTTGCACCGCAAAATAGCCATCTTTTTTATCATCTTTGACTTGGCTGACTATGCATTTTCCAGCCTCAACCAAGGTTACAGGGACTCTAGTCCCTTTAACAAAAGTCTGACTCATTTCAAGTTTTTTAGTTAAAACAGTTTTCAACATAGTTATCAAGCACAAAAAAAGGCGCCCTAGGCGCCTCACGCCAAAGGCTAAAAAAACGTGGCTAATGACGAACTTTATCCACGATGACTAGATTATAACAAAAACAAAAGAATGTAGCAAGAAGACCAAAGTCAATCCCCACTACAAGCGGGGTTGATCGGAGTTAGTCCTCGCTTAAAGCGAGGTTGGTCGAAGCTAGTCGGAAGCTAGTATTTAGTATCTTGTATTATGTATTATGCAGGGAATACTAGTAGAAAGTAGAACGTAGTAAGTAGAAAGCAAAATTCTATAATCTATAATCTATAATCTATAATCCAAAATCTATAATCTAATTTTTGACTTTTGAGTTTTAAGTTAATTTGTTAATTTGTTAACTGTTAATTGTTATCTCACATCTTTATCTCAACTGAGACTCCTGCTGGGAGTTCTAAATTGGAGAGTGAATCAATTGTTCTTTCTGATGGATCGTGAATTTCAATCAACCTCTTATGAACCAAAACTTCAAAGTGTTCTTGAGCATCTTTATCAGTAAATGGAGATTTGTTAACTGAAACTACACTTCTTTTAGTGGGAAGTGGAATCGGGCCAACAATTTTAGCACCAGTAGCAATAGCAACATCTAAAATCTTAGCTGCTGCTTCATCTATAACCCTATAATCGTAGCTTTTAAGCTTAACCCTCAATCTTCCTGCTGGCATAAAATTTTGGCTTTAAAGAGCTTTTAGGCAATAACCTTGGTAATAACACCTGCACCAACAGTGCTACCACCTTCCCTGATAGCAAAACGGAAACCTTCTTCCATTGCTACCGCCTGAATTAATTTAACTTTCATCTTGGCATTGTCGCCAGGCATAACCATCTCAATTCCTTCAGGTAAAGTAACCTCACCTGTAATGTCGGCTGTCTTGATAAAGAACTGAGGCTTGTAACCTGAGAAGAAAGGAGTGTGCCTTCCACCCTCTTCTTTACTCAAGATATAAACCTCTGCCTCAAATTCGGAGTGAGGAGTAATTGTTCCGGGCTTGGCTACAACCTGACCACGTTCAACCTGATCTTTTTCAATTCCTCTTAGTAAGACTCCAACATTGTCTCCAGCTTCAGCATAATCAAGAGTCTTCCTAAACATCTCAAGACCTGTAACAACAGTCTTTTGGGTTGGTCTAAGACCAACTATTTCAACCTCTTCATTGACACTCAACTTACCACGCTCAACCCTACCTGTCACGACTGTTCCTCTTCCTTTAATAGAAAAGATATCTTCAATTGGCATCAAGAAAGGCTTGTCAACATCTCTTGTTGGCTGAGGAATGTATTCATCAACCGCTTTCATTAACTCCAAAATTTGCTTCTCAGCTTCAGGATCTCCTTCCAAAGCCTTAAGAGCTGAACCACGAATCACAGGAACTTCATCTCCTGGGTATTCATATTTCTTCAAGAGCTCACGAACATCAGCTTCAACCAAATCAACAATTTCAGGGTCATCAACGGTATCAACCTTGTTCAAGAAGACAACAATTGCGGGAACGTTAACCTGGCGAGCCAAGATAACATGCTCTCTTGTTTGAGGCATTGGACCATCGGCCGCTGAGATAACCAAAATGGCACCATCCATTTGAGCTGCACCGGTAATCATATTCTTAATGTAATCAGCATGACCTGGTGCGTCAATGTGAGCATAATGTCTCTTATCAGTCTCGTACTCAAGATGGGAGATATTGATGGTAACACCTCTTGCTTTTTCCTCAGGAGCACTATCAATCTCTTCGAATTTGTAAGCTTTGGTAGGATTACCTGGCTGTTTGGACAAAACAGTGGTAATAGCCGCTGTCAAAGTGGTTTTACCATGGTCTACATGGCCAATAGTACCAATATTGACATGCGGCTTTGTTCTTTCAAATTTTTGTTTTGATTCTCCTGCCATAGTTTAAAAATTATAGGGAGCATAATGCTCCGTTGTCATCAAGACACTAGTCGTGATTATACTCGAGGCCAAAACAAAATGTCAAGAGGCAAGTTTAGCCTCGAGGCATAACCACTTTGCCAGATTTTTCAATAATCATGTCAGCAATGTTACGAGGTACTTCCTCATAATGACTAGGTTCAATATAAGGAACAGCTCGACCTTGGGAAATAGATCTAACTTTAGTTACATAGCCTGAAAGCTCGGCAAGTGGTGCAAAAGCGTAAATATAAGTCATATCACCTTTCTCCTCACTACCCTGAATCTGAGCTCTCTTTGAAGACAAATCGCCAATTATATCACCCATAAATTCTTTAGGTGTTGCTACCTCCACTTTAACTATTGGCTCAAGTAAAACCATATCAGCTAATTTAACAGCCTGTTCAACAGCCATAGAGCCTGCAATCTTGAAAGCTATCTCTGAAGAATCAACTTCATGATAAGAACCATCATAAAGGTAAACTGCCAAATCGGTTATTGGATAACCAGCCAAAACACCATTTTCAAGCTTCTCCTTGACTCCTTTCTCAACTGCAGGAATAAATTCAGCAGGGATTGCACCACCTCTAATTTCTGAAACAAATTTAACCCCTTCACCACGACCCAAAGGTTCAACTCGAATAAGACAATGACCATACTGTCCACGACCACCAGTCTGCCTGATATATTTGCCCTCGCCTTTTCCAACCTTTTTAATTGTTTCTTTGTAGGCAACCTGTGGAGCACCAATTTTCGCCTCGACCCCAAATTCACGTTTCATCCTGTCAACTAAAATCTCAAGCTGCAATTCACCCATTCCAGAGATAATTGTCTGACCTGTTTCTTGATTTGACTTAACACGAAAAGTTGGATCCTCATCAAGCAATTTGCCAAGCGCAATACCCATTTTTTCCTGATCGGATTTAGTTGCAGGCTCAATAGCAAGAGAGATAACAGGATCGGGAAATTTAATTGATTCAAGAATTATCGGCCTATTAGGATCACACAAAGTGTGGCCAGTGGTTGTGTCCTTTAAACCAACTGCCGCCACAATTTCCCCAGCATAAGCTTCCTCAATCAATTCCCTTTGGTCAGCATGCAAAAGAACCAATTTACCTATTCGCTCAGGAACAGATTTACTGGTGTTAAGAACCTGTTGGCCAGTTTTAATTATTCCTGAATAAATACGTAAATAAACTAACCGCCCAACATGAGGATCGGTCATTACTTTGAAAGCAAGAGCAGAAAAAGGAGCTTCGTTTTTAGGCTCCCTTATTTCTTCCTCCCCCGTCTTCGGATTAACACCCTTTACAGGCGGCAGATCAAGTGGGGAAGGTAAATACTCAACCACACCATCAAGAAGAAGTTGGGTAATTGCAGTTCTATTATCACCGCCAAAGATAGGGAAAAACTTGCCTGAAACAACACCCTTTCTAATAGCTCTTTTAATCTCCGTTTCACTTACTTCCTCCCCGTTTAGATACTTTGACAAAACTTCATCATCATACTCGGCCACTCTTTCAAGAAGCTCTGCTCTATACTTTTCCGCCACTTCTTTATATTCTGCAGGGATTTCTTCTTCAACCAACTTATTGTCTTCAATTCCAGAATAAGTAAAAGCCTTCATACGAATAAGATCTATTGCTCCACGCAAATCGTGTTCTATACCTATTGGATAAATAACAGGAGCTGCGTTTGCCCCCAAGCGTTCGTGTATAGACTTAAGACTGCCTTCAAAATCAGCTCCAATAAGGTTAAGCTTATTCAAAACACAAATTCTAGGCACTTTATACTTATCTGCCTGGCGCCAGACAGTTTCTGACTGGCTTTCAACTCCAGTTCGGCCGTCGAAAACAACCACAGCTCCATCAAGAACCCGCAAAGAACGTTCTACCTCAGCAGTAAAATCGATATGTCCTGGAGTATCAATAATATTAATTCTATACTGACCATCTTTAACTGAAGTTTCCTTCTTTAAGGTCCAAAAAGTGGTGATTGCGGCAGACACAATAGTAATCCCGCGCTCTCTTTCCTGCTCCATCCAGTCAGTTGCAGTTGTTCCCTCATCAACTGAACCCAAACGATAAGTTCTACCTGTTTCAAAAAGAATTCTTTCTGTTGTAGTAGTCTTCCCGGCATCAATATGAGCAATAATCCCTATATTTCTAATTCTTTCCATAGGAAGATTACGGTCTTTTGTAGCCGTAAAGACAAGAGAGGCCTTCTTTTTTGTTGCTTGGACTTGAGACATAATAATTACCAACGGAAGTAGGCAAAGGCGCGATTTGCCTCAGCCATTCTTTCCATATCCTGACGTTTTTTAACCGCAAAGCCTTCGCCTTTTGAAGCATCAAGAATTTCTGCCACCAATTTTTCAGCAAAGGTGTGATATTGACTATTTGGCCTACTTCTTGCACCAAAAATAAGCCAGCGAATAGCCAAAGACTCCTTTCTTGAGCCACGAACAGCAACAGGCACCTGATAAGCTGCCCCACCAATTCTTCTTGGGCGGACCTCCATTGAAGGCTTAATATTATTTATCGCTTCGGCAAAGACCTTGATCGGATCAAGACCCATTCCCTTTATGATTTCAAAAGCCTTGTAGACTTGCTTTTGAGCCACGCTTTTTTTACCGTCGCGCATAGCACGGTTAATAAGTTTTGTCACCAGACGGTTTCTATAAACAGGATCTGGTTCAACTACTCTTGGTTTCGCTGGTCCTTTTCTTGCCATATTAGTTAAGCACTAGATGCGGAAGCTTCGCTAGATGATACATTTTTTGATTCCCTTTTGGATCCATACCTACTACGAGAAGTCTTACGTCCAACAACACCCGTGGTGTCATACTTTCCACGAACTACTTGATACTTGACTCCAGGCAAATCTTTCACCCTTCCGCCTCTTATTAAAACTACCGAATGCTCTATTAATTCATGGCCTTCACCAGGAATATAAGCTGTTACCTCTTGTTTATTAGACAGTCTGACACGAGCTACTTTACGCAGCGCAGAGTTTGGCTTTTTGGGAGTCATAGTCCTGACCTGCAGAACCACCCCTCTTTTAAAAGGGGAGGGCAACTCACCATACTTTCTGTCTTTGGCATTAAACCAGCGCCTCAAAGCGGCCTTTTTGGTCTTCTTGATAATTTTTTTTCTTCCTTTTCTGATTAATTGCAATACTGTTGGCATATAATTTTTGAGCACAAGAAACTCTGACAAGAGCAATATGGGCACAAGCCAGAGACCTTGTGTCTCTATTCTATCAGATTTTGCCTTCTTCAGGCAAACGAGCAGACTCAGGTGTGACAGGAATAAGTCTTCCTATTATCACATTTTCCTTCAAACCTAAAAGCTTGTCCTCCTTACCTTGAAGCGCAGACTCTGTTAAAACTTCGGTTGTCTGCTCAAAGGAAGCAGCAGAAAGCCAACTTTCGGTATAAAGAGATCTTCTGGTTATTCCCAAAATGACCTGCTGAGCACTGGCTGGCTCCCCTCCCGCAGCCAAAACCTTTTCATTTTCAGCCTCAAAAGAGGCTTTATCCACAAGTTCTCCTGGCAAAAACATCGTATCTCCGCAAGTTACTACTTTTACCTTATCGCTCATCTTTTTAACAATTACTTCAAAATGTTTATCGTTAATTGGAATTCCTTGAGATTCATAGACTTTCTGAACTTGGGAGATAATATACTCTTGCGCAAATCTTAGCCCCTTAATCATCATTACTTCTCTTACATCAAGCGGGGCTGCAGCTAATGGCAAACCTGCTTCTACCTTTTGTCCGCTCTTAACAGTCAAGGTCAGAGTCTTGGGGATTATATATTCTCTTTTATCTTTAAGTCCTGATGCAGAACTGGTAACAACCACCTTCCAACCTTCATCAATCTCATTTACCATAACCTTACCCGAAATTTCACTCAAAGGAGCTGTTACCTTGGGAGTTCTTGCTTCAAACAACTCTTCTACTCGTGGCAAACCTTGTGTCACATCAACCCCAACAACTCCCGCTGAATGTTTAGTCCTCAAAGTCAACTGTGTTCCTGGCTCACCAATTGACTGGGCAGCAATGATACCAACTGGGGTTCCCACTTCAACCATCTTCTTAGTAGACAAATCCCAACCATAACATTTAGCACAAACTCCATGGCTAAGACCACAGGTAAGAGGAGAGAAAACTTTTACTTCATTTATTCCAAGATTAACTATTTTATCCGCTTTAGCCTCATCAACAATTTCTCCCTTAGCAAAAAGAACTTTCTTTGTCTTAGGTTCTAAAATATTATCTGCTAAAACTCTACCTACAATCTTGAATATTTTGTCTTCTTTCTTGTTGATTTTAGTAAAATCAATAGTCAAACCTTCATCGGTTCCACAGTCTTCAGCCCTCACAATAACATCATGAGCCACATCAACCAAGCGGCGAGTAAGGTATCCCGCATCAGCTGTCTTCAAGGCAGTATCCGTCAAACCTTTTCTTGAACCTCGACTTGAAGTCACATACTCAAAGACAGACAGCCCTTCTCTAAAGTTTGACTTAATAGGCATCTCAACAGTTTTGCCTAGAGGGTCAGTAACAAGACCACGCATAGCAGCCAACTGCTTAACCTGATCTCTTGAAGCTCTGCCAACTTTTGCATCAATAACAACTCTAATCGGATTGTACTTATCCAAGAGTTCCCAAGTCTTGTCGGCAAGCTCCTCGCTCACTTCAATCCAAATTTCTTCAGCAAACCTCTTCTTCTCCTCAGCTGTAATTAACCCCTGTGCAAAATTGTTTTCCACCTCAGCTACTCTCTTTTCTGCTTCCTTGATCATCTTTTCTTTTTCAGGATGGACAATAGCATCAAAGATAGACATCGAAAGACCAGCAATTGAACCTCCCCAGAAACCAAGATCCTTAATTTTATCTATTGTCTCGACTACAACATTTTGTTCATACTCAGCCAAAACACGATTAAAAATATTCTTGATAACACTTGAGGTGACAGGTTCGTTAATAAAGCCAAAACCTTGAGGTAAGGCTTCGTTAAAGAATATTCTACCTACCGTAGTCTTAATAATTTCCCCTCCTATCCTAACAGAGATTTCCTGCCTAATTTTAATTTTGTCTGATTGATAAGCCAATACTGCCTCACTAATATCAGCAAAAACTGTTTTTGAAGCAGGAATTCTTTCATCAATATCAGTGAGATAATAAATTCCCAAAGCCATTTCCTTCCTTGAAGGGATAGCAATAGGAGAACCATCAGCCGGCTTAAGCAAGTTCTTTTCAGGCATCATCAAGTTTCTCGCCTCATCTATTGCCTTTTGAGACAAAGGAACATGAACCGCCATCTGGTCACCATCAAAATCTGCATTAAAACCGTTACAGACAACAGGATGTAATCTTATAGCACTACCTTCAATTAGAACCGGATAGAAAGCAAGAATACTCAATTTATGAAGAGTTGGAGCCCTATTTAAAAGAACTGGATGATTCTTGGTAATCTCCTCCAAGATATCAAAAACCTCATCTGGTTTTCTTTCAAGCATATTTTTGGCTGATTTAACATTCGGGGCAATACCTCTTTTAATCATCTCGCGCAAGACAAAAGGTTTAAACATCTCAAGAGCCATATCCTTTGGCAAACCACACTCATTAAGTCTTAATTCAGGACCAACTACAATTACACTTCGGCCTGAGTAATCAACTCTTTTTCCAAGAAGATTCTGCCTAAATCTACCTTGCTTACCCTTGAGCATATCAGACAAAGAACGCAAAGGCTGTCTACCCCTTCCACGACGGGTAGCTTTCTTTTGAGAAGCGTCAATCAAAGAATCAACAGCTTCCTGCAACATCCTTTTCTCATTTCTCAAGATAATTTCTGGAGCTCCCAGATTGATCAAATGCTTAAGGCGATTGTTGCGATTAATTACCCGACGATAAAGATCATTTAAATCACTGGTTGCAAACCTACCACCTGAAAGCTGCACCATCGGACGCAAATCAGGAGGAAGAACAGGTAAAACCTTAAGAATCATCCAAGCCGGGTTGATCTTTGCCTTGCGCATTCCATCAATTAACTTTAATCTCTTGGCTAATTTGACAAAACGAGGAGTATTTTCTTTAGCCTCAAGCATCTCCTTGCGTAAGGAAGACGAAAGTCCCTCCAAATTTACTGATTCAAGAGCAGCCAAAATAGCCTCAGCGCCAGTCTTTGTCTCAAAGAAAATATCAGCTTTATAAGATGAAAGTTGATCTAATTCATCCTCGCTTATAACACTGTTAACTTTCAAGCTTTTAACCAAGTTAACAAGATTGTCGAAAAGTTGGTTAGTTCTTTCAACATTTAAGTTGTATTCGTCAGTTATAAGCTGCTCTCTTTTCCTTAATTCAAGATCAATTTCAAGTTTAGCCAGAGAGGCTTGTTCTTTATTCTTAATCTTCTTGTCTATTTTTGCTTTATCTTCAGAAGCTGATTTTTTAAGAGTGTCTTTTTTCTCCCTATAATCTTCGTCAAACTTTGCAATAGAATCTTTTCTAGCCTTCTCCAAATTTTCAACTGCTTCCTTTTTACCTTTTTCATCGAGCTTAATGACCAAATGTCTTGCAAAATAGATCACCTGTTCAATAGCTCGTGGGGCAATATCCAAGACTAGAGAAATTTTAGAAGGCGCACCCTTGAAATACCAAACATGTGCAACAGGCGAAACAAGATTAATATGGCCCATTCTTTCTCTTCTTACCCTTGAAAGAGTTACCTCAACTCCACATTTATCACAAATCACTCCCTTATATCTTATTCTCTTATATTTTCCACAATAACACTCCCAATCTTTGGTAGGACCAAAAATTCTTTCATCAAACAAACCATCTTTTTCAGCTCTCAACGTCCTGTAATTTATAGTTTCGGGTTTTGTTACCTCACCACGCGACCACTTCCTGATTTCATCAGGCGAAGCTAGCTTAATTATTAAGCTCTTAAAATCGGTTAAATCTTTAAAATCAGATAAAGGATCCATGATAATAACAGTTAACAAATTAACAAATTAACAAATTAACAAATTAACTATTAACCTCCTCTCCGCTTGAAATGACTTCATCTACTTCAACTGGACTTTCTTCTCTCAAAAGCTCGCTTGCAACTGCTACTTCTTTAGCTCCACTCGCTTCTTCTAGTTCAAGACCAAGCTCTGATACTTCGTCATTTTCTTCATGTTCTCTTGATATGTGGCCAGAAGCTTCAATTGACAAACACAAAGAATTAAGCTCCCTGACTAAAACCTTAAAGCTCTCAGGAACAGTTGATTGTGGAATATCAACTCCCTTGACAATAGCCTCAAAAGCTTTAGCTCTTCCAACTATATCATCAGACTTAATGGTTAGCATCTCCTGCAAAGTATAGGCAGCACGATGCGCCTCAAGAGCCCAAACCTCCATTTCACCCAAGCGCTGACCTCCCATCTGCGCTTTTCCTCCCAAAGGTTGCTGAGTAACAAGAGAATAAGGACCAGTTGACCTTGCGTGAGTTTTATCTTCAACCATATGATTAAGCTTCATAATGTAAGCGACACCAACCGTAGTATCTTCAAGAAAAGCTTCTCCTGTTCTCCCGTCAAAGAGCCGCGCCTTACCATTCACCGGCAAATTAACTTTCCTAAGTTCATTAACAACAGCATCTTCCCCAATCTCGTCAAAAACAGGCAAAGCTACTTTTTTACCCTGTTTCTGGGCTGCCCAACCAAGATGGCATTCCAAAAGCTGGCCTAAATTCATACGTGAGATAACAGACAAAGGGGAAATAATAATATCAATAGGGGTGCCATCAGCAAGAAAAGGCATATCAGCAACCGGCATAACTTTGGCTATAACACCCTTGTTACCATGTCGACCAGCTATCTTGTCACCTACTGTAACTTTCCTCATCTGTGCCACTCTAACAATCACTCTCTTAATTACTCCCGCTCCAAGCTCATCACCCTTATTGCGATCAAGTATCTGGACATCAACCACAATTCCTCTTTCACCATGAGGAAGCCTTAAAGAAGTATCTCTCACCTCGCGAGCCTTCTCGCCAAAAATAGCCCGCAAGAGTCTTTCCTCAGCAGTAAGTTCTGTTTCTCCTTTGGGGGCAATTTTACCCACTAAGATATCATTAGGACCAACTTCAGCACCCACAACCACGATCCCATCTTCGGCTAAATTCGCAAGTTCTGATTCTGCCACATTGGGAATATCACGAGTCAACTCTTCAGGCCCCAGTTTTGTTTCCACAACATCAGCCTCATATTCTTCTATGTTAATTGAGGTCATCAAGTCTTCTTTAACCAAGCGATCAGAAATCAAAATAGCATCCTCAAAACCATAACCGTCAAGGGACATGTAAGCAATAAGGAGATTCCTTCCAAGGGCAAGCTCTCCATTTTCCATTGCTGGACCATCAGCTAAAACATCGCCCTTTTTAACCTTATCCCCAGGTTTAACTACCACTCTTTGGTTGTAGCAAGTTGATTGTGCAGTCTTTTTAAATTTAGATAATAGATATGTAGCGAACTTTCCATCAGGAGAAATTTCAATTTCTTCAGAACTTTTATCGTCTGTTTTTTTATCTAATCTGACAACTATCTTTTCAGCGTCAGCATAATCAACAATTCCATCATACTTCGATTTAATTAGTCTACCCATAGCTTCAGCTACTATCTTTTCCATACCTGTTCCCACAATAGGAGCCTCTGGACTAACAAGAGGCACGGCTTGACCCTGCATGTTAGAGCCCATCAAAGCGCGATTACCTTCATCATGAGCCAAGAAAGGAATCAAAGACGCTGAAGCTCCGACTACCTGACGAGGGGTAACATCTATCAGATCAATTATTTCAACAGGACCTTCAGAAACTGAGCCTCGATAGCGAAAAGGCACACGATTGGCAGTAATAAAGCCGTTTTTATCAATAGGCACTCCTGAATGAGTTATATGATATTCTTCCTCATCATCTGCTGGTAAATAAATAATTTCATCAGTCACTTTCATTAAAGTTTTCCCTCCCTTTTTGACTTTTTCAACCTTGCGATAAGGAGCTTCAATGAAACCATACTCATTCACTCTCGCATAAAGAGCTAAATGATTAACCAAACCTATATTCTGACCTTCAGGAGTTTTTACCGGATCAATGCGACTATACTGCGAGCTTGAGACATCACGAATTGAAAATGAGGCTCTTTCTCTATTGATTCCACCTGTTCCCATAACCGAAAGTTTGCGCAATATTTCAAGTTCATTTAGAGGATTGGTATTGTCAAGAATAGCTGAAAGCTGACTCAACCTAAAAAATTCATTTAAGGAAGCCACTAAAGGACGAGCATTAATCAATAAAGACGGAGTAGGACTGTCAGAAGGAGAAATGAGGCTCATTTTCTCTTTAATAGATCTTTCAAGCCTCAAAAGGCCAACACGAAAAGCGTTTGTTGCCACAAGCTCGCCAACTCTTCTCAAACGACGATTGGCTAAGTGGTCAATATCATCAACTCTACCCTGGCCATTTTGCAAACCTATAAGATATGAAAGAGAAGCAACAATATCTTGTTTTGTCAAAATCCAATTTTGCTTAACATTGGGAATATCAAGCGAGAGTCTTTTGTTAATCTTAAATCTTCCGACTGCTCCAAAATCATATCGACGTGGATCAAGAAACATACCTTTGAAAAGACTTTCGGCATTTTCAAGTAAAACTGGCTCACCAGGCCTCATCCTGCGATAAAAATCAAGTAGAGCTTCTTCTCTATTGGTAGTTAAATCGCGAGACAGAGTTTGACTGATATAATTGTGTTGTGGATCTTTATTAACTTCTTTAAACAAATCTTGAATCTCCTCATTACTTTCAATGCCAAAGATACGCAAGAGGACAGTGGCAGTAATTTTTCTTCTTCTGTCAATTCTGGCTGAGATGACATCATTTTTCGAGACCTCAAATTCAAGCCAAGTACCATGAAGTGGTCTTATTTCAGAGTGATAAAGCATTCTACCTGACGAGGAATCAAGATCGCCAGAAAAATAAACTCCTGGTGATCTGACTAATTGACTAACAACAGATCTCTCAACACCACTAATCACAAAAGTTCCTCTTTGGGTCATCTGAGGAATTTCTCCCAGAAAAACTTC contains:
- a CDS encoding SSU ribosomal protein S10p (S20e); amino-acid sequence: MPAGRLRVKLKSYDYRVIDEAAAKILDVAIATGAKIVGPIPLPTKRSVVSVNKSPFTDKDAQEHFEVLVHKRLIEIHDPSERTIDSLSNLELPAGVSVEIKM
- a CDS encoding SSU ribosomal protein S7p (S5e), whose product is MARKGPAKPRVVEPDPVYRNRLVTKLINRAMRDGKKSVAQKQVYKAFEIIKGMGLDPIKVFAEAINNIKPSMEVRPRRIGGAAYQVPVAVRGSRKESLAIRWLIFGARSRPNSQYHTFAEKLVAEILDASKGEGFAVKKRQDMERMAEANRAFAYFRW
- a CDS encoding LSU ribosomal protein L4p (L1e), whose amino-acid sequence is MKVNLFSVKGEEKGKVNLPDRLFEKSSEKLLSQALRFYEFNLYKVRPRRKTRSDVKISTRKIYRQKGTGGARHGARSAPIFVGGGLAHGPSGLKRLLRLPELIRRKALALALRDKLDNNRLFLVEKLSSFKKTKEASQLIKNLLLKSNLTSKNILVAFKSEDINKTRAWNNVESVKISSWNSLNAYDVFVSDLLILDSEIFGSKAATLKEENVPSKISRTKKQASSLNLESNLKKETKRKILKKENK
- a CDS encoding Translation elongation factor Tu, whose product is MAGESKQKFERTKPHVNIGTIGHVDHGKTTLTAAITTVLSKQPGNPTKAYKFEEIDSAPEEKARGVTINISHLEYETDKRHYAHIDAPGHADYIKNMITGAAQMDGAILVISAADGPMPQTREHVILARQVNVPAIVVFLNKVDTVDDPEIVDLVEADVRELLKKYEYPGDEVPVIRGSALKALEGDPEAEKQILELMKAVDEYIPQPTRDVDKPFLMPIEDIFSIKGRGTVVTGRVERGKLSVNEEVEIVGLRPTQKTVVTGLEMFRKTLDYAEAGDNVGVLLRGIEKDQVERGQVVAKPGTITPHSEFEAEVYILSKEEGGRHTPFFSGYKPQFFIKTADITGEVTLPEGIEMVMPGDNAKMKVKLIQAVAMEEGFRFAIREGGSTVGAGVITKVIA
- a CDS encoding LSU ribosomal protein L3p (L3e) — encoded protein: MLKTVLTKKLEMSQTFVKGTRVPVTLVEAGKCIVSQVKDDKKDGYFAVQLAFGEKKAKNTSKPLQGHLKDLVKEGKAPRYLKEAKLTKKTDLKVGDEVDAFEVFKVGDLVSVTGVSKGKGFAGVVRRWHFAGGPKTHGQSDRHRAPGSIGQGTTPGRVYKGKKMAGRMGQDKVTVKNLVVVLVDKEKGLLGLSGPVPGKRGDLLLVTKIGSGKLSQLISEGPTAQVEQIEEESKEKEANKENTQAQDQS
- a CDS encoding Translation elongation factor G; amino-acid sequence: MSQVQATKKKASLVFTATKDRNLPMERIRNIGIIAHIDAGKTTTTERILFETGRTYRLGSVDEGTTATDWMEQERERGITIVSAAITTFWTLKKETSVKDGQYRINIIDTPGHIDFTAEVERSLRVLDGAVVVFDGRTGVESQSETVWRQADKYKVPRICVLNKLNLIGADFEGSLKSIHERLGANAAPVIYPIGIEHDLRGAIDLIRMKAFTYSGIEDNKLVEEEIPAEYKEVAEKYRAELLERVAEYDDEVLSKYLNGEEVSETEIKRAIRKGVVSGKFFPIFGGDNRTAITQLLLDGVVEYLPSPLDLPPVKGVNPKTGEEEIREPKNEAPFSALAFKVMTDPHVGRLVYLRIYSGIIKTGQQVLNTSKSVPERIGKLVLLHADQRELIEEAYAGEIVAAVGLKDTTTGHTLCDPNRPIILESIKFPDPVISLAIEPATKSDQEKMGIALGKLLDEDPTFRVKSNQETGQTIISGMGELQLEILVDRMKREFGVEAKIGAPQVAYKETIKKVGKGEGKYIRQTGGRGQYGHCLIRVEPLGRGEGVKFVSEIRGGAIPAEFIPAVEKGVKEKLENGVLAGYPITDLAVYLYDGSYHEVDSSEIAFKIAGSMAVEQAVKLADMVLLEPIVKVEVATPKEFMGDIIGDLSSKRAQIQGSEEKGDMTYIYAFAPLAELSGYVTKVRSISQGRAVPYIEPSHYEEVPRNIADMIIEKSGKVVMPRG
- a CDS encoding SSU ribosomal protein S12p (S23e), whose translation is MPTVLQLIRKGRKKIIKKTKKAALRRWFNAKDRKYGELPSPFKRGVVLQVRTMTPKKPNSALRKVARVRLSNKQEVTAYIPGEGHELIEHSVVLIRGGRVKDLPGVKYQVVRGKYDTTGVVGRKTSRSRYGSKRESKNVSSSEASASSA